One part of the Magallana gigas chromosome 5, xbMagGiga1.1, whole genome shotgun sequence genome encodes these proteins:
- the LOC105333315 gene encoding probable ATP-dependent RNA helicase DHX58 isoform X2, whose translation MAEHEQPKSSLHYMANIECRLDSIETPVHALVALYRPLITRCVKVDDIVFYLDDIIFTEEREEIIALKARKGSTKAMKHLLSLIEKSVANDKWTKFVEILEKKGYQYVAKALRGEEVNSDVYKKYKNLLSPVRMDLVEKINPNDLLDLLESQEKVIEQSDTEHIKAEMENNGPMAGMIVLLDRIWRKSENWYTSFLKVLCLKEYTYFVERLDRQFALDLDKEMLESKPAESPGCKQTTATDEETKNTEGSFPVQCVSDEEEYRLAESGNFNELFSGDFHGEKPIQAVVNNVCDKDGVEVTEAKSVIETEETEEVDTDLKRTYQNASAEEQKDVQTSLGAFEERQYQNELALPAQRGQNCIIIAPTGSGKTFVAVKIIKHHLKNREIQREKKIAFVVEKNNLATQQSETINRHVTCKLKVVSGDTMRDEDFKDLAVLLSQFDVFVITAQMLVNAMDKRNLRIESFSLIIFDECHHCHGGHSFYKTMIPYHDKKLEDPEERIFLPQIVGFTASIGVGKANTQGQVVNHIKTMMANLDADALVSVKENYFELVTKMNTPDNTIMKIPKRKIDQFGAIIKDLMVKTEDCLALANDKLPDKNALSPPSTKGNEEYTQWLQTSLMDAGVRADRDLSPFLFTIRKYLEIYNEALIIHSNARASDALCYILQNIQDLQISDTGTEIEIRARTLFENVREELNICATDDQKCEENPLLMKLKEIILETHREESNMRGIVFVRTRVVADIIASWMKETDELKEIKARKYTGAQARGTDGGSTKSKQRETIELFTKGDFKVIVATTIAEEGLDIKECNLVVKYDYAGNLISQIQAKGRGRAVNSRFFILASENKCVAERELTNSLQEPMMEEAMNFVQEEIQAENEKYQMEKQELQRQAKRERDAAVHNQGSRTNAQRQCVLRCLKCNQYMCLSNEMKKIGFHFACVSEKLKNHVTCEKSEDIIFENKKIKIGVGIVKCKCGEKIGNVALHRGIHFPMLQIKAIKIEDDKKELLRLKQWKKVEEEYFTVSPLSTRDFKRISESGKLVDMD comes from the exons ATGGCAGAACACGAGCAGCCCAAAAGTTCACTTCATTACATGGCCAATATCGAGTGCCGTTTAGATTCCATCGAGACACCTGTACATGCGCTGGTAGCACTGTACAGACCTCTTATTACCCGATGTGTAAAGGTCGACGACATTGTGTTTTACCTTGATGACATCATTTTCACAG AAGAACGAGAGGAAATCATCGCGCTAAAGGCAAGGAAAGGTTCAACGAAGGCCATGAAACATCTCTTGtctttaattgaaaaaagtgtTGCAAATGATAAGTGGacaaaatttgttgaaatcTTAGAGAAAAAAG gCTACCAGTATGTGGCAAAAGCTCTTAGGGGTGAGGAGGTAAACAGTGATGTAtacaaaaagtataaaaatcTTCTCTCACCTGTAAGAATGGATCTAGtggaaaaaataaatccaaACGATTTACTGGATCTGTTGGAAAGTCAAGAAAAAGTCATCGAACAGTCAGATACCGAACACATCAAGGCTGAAATGGAAAACAATGGTCCTATGGCCGGAATGATAGTTCTTTTGGACAGAATCTGGAGGAAATCTGAGAACTGGTACACCTCATTCCTTAAAGTATTGTGCCTAAAGGAATACACATATTTTGTAGAGAGACTTGATAGACAGTTCGCTTTAG ATTTGGATAAGGAAATGTTGGAAAGTAAACCTGCTGAATCTCCAGGCTGCAAACAAACCACTGCTACGG ATGAGGAAACAAAAAATACAGAGGGGTCATTTCCTGTCCAGTGTGTCTCAGATGAGGAGGAGTATAGATTAGCAGAGTCAGGGAATTTCAATGAACTGTTCTCTGGGGACTTCCATGGCGAGAAACCAATTCaagctgttgtaaacaatgtttGCGATAAAGACGGCGTTGAAGTCACAGAAGCAAAATCAGTCATTGAAACTGAGGAAACTGAGGAAGTCGATACGGATTTGAAAAGGACCTACCAGAATGCATCAGCGGAAGAACAAA AAGATGTGCAGACTAGCTTGGGAGCGTTTGAAGAAAGACAGTACCAGAACGAATTAGCTCTGCCAGCTCAGCGAGGTCAAAACTGTATTATTATAGCCCCAACAGGAAGCGGAAAAACATTTGTAGCTGTCAAAATAATCAAG CATCACCTCAAAAACAGAGAAAttcaaagagagaaaaaaattgcgtttgttgtggaaaaaaataatttggccACCCAACAGTCTGAGACAATCAACCGTCACGTGACCTGTAAATTGAAAGTTGTATCTGGAGACACCATGCGTGACGAGGATTTCAAAGACCTTGCTGTTCTTCTTTCGCA ATTTGATGTATTTGTCATAACAGCGCAGATGCTGGTAAATGCAATGGATAAAAGAAATTTGCGAATTGAATCATTTTCTCTGATTATCTTTGACGAATGTCACCATTGTCATGGTGGTCATTCCTTCTATAAAACGATGATTCCTTACCATGACAAGAAGCTGGAAGATCCAGAGGAACGGATCTTTCTCCCCCAG ATAGTTGGATTTACGGCCTCTATTGGAGTGGGAAAAGCGAACACGCAAGGACAGGTTGTTAACCATATCAAAACAATGATGGCTAATTTAGACGCAGATGCACTGGTGTCTGTAAAAGAAAACTATTTCGAATTGGTTACTAAGATGAATACCCCGGATAACA CTATCATGAAAATACCAAAAAGAAAGATTGATCAATTTGGAGCGATTATCAAAGACTTAATGGTGAAAACAGAAGATTGTCTGGCATTAGCAAATG ATAAACTACCGGACAAAAATGCTCTTAGTCCTCCTTCTACCAAGGGCAATGAAGAATATACCCAATGGCTACAGACCAGTCTTATGGATGCTGGAGTTAGGGCAGATCGTGATCTTAGCCCTTTCTTATTCACTATCAGAAAATATTTAGAG ATTTACAATGAAGCGTTAATTATTCACTCCAATGCCAGAGCGAGTGATGCTCTATGCTATATTCTACAAAATATTCAGGATCTTCAAATATCAGACACGGGCACTGAAATCGAAATCCGGGCGAGGACTCTCTTCGAAA ATGTGAGAGAAGAGTTAAACATTTGTGCCACAGACGATCAAAAATGTGAAGAAAATCCCCTTCTGATGAAGCTTAAGGAAATCATTCTTGAGACACACCGAGAGGAAAGCAATATGAGAGGAATAGTGTTCGTACGCACAAGAGTGGTCGCTGACATCATTGCATCATGGATGAAAGAGACAGATGAACTAAAAGAAATAAAGGCCAGAAAATACACGGGGGCCCAGGCTCGTGGGACAGATGGGG GAAGCACCAAAAGCAAACAAAGGGAAACGATTGAATTATTCACCAAAGGAGACTTTAAAGTGATTGTAGCCACGACCATAGCAGAAGAGGGTTTGGATATCAAAGAATGCAATCTTGTAGTTAAATATGACTACGCCGGAAATTTGATATCGCAGATCCAAGCCAAAG gAAGAGGCAGGGCAGTAAACAGTAGGTTTTTCATTTTGGCATCGGAGAACAAATGTGTTGCAGAGAGAGAATTGACGAATTCTTTACAAGAACCAATGATGGAAGAGGCAATGAATTTTGTTCAAGAAGAAATTCAGGCTGAGAATGAAAAATACCAAATGGAAAAACAAGAGTTGCAACGTCAGGCAAAAAGAGAAAGAGATGCTGCAGTGCACAATCAGGGCTCGAGAACGAATGCACAACGGCAATGTGTTCTCCG ATGCTTAAAATGTAACCAGTATATGTGCCTTTCCAACGAAATGAAGAAAATAGGATTTCACTTTGCGTGTGTGAGCGAGAAATTAAAGAATCATGTCACTTGCGAGAAAAGTGAAGATATCATTTTTGAGAACAAGAAGATTAAGATAGGTGTGGGTATTGTGAAGTGCAAATGTGGGGAGAAAATTGGAAACGTCGCTCTACACAGAGGTATCCATTTTCCAATGCTGCAAATCAAAGCGATTAAGATAGAAGATGATAAGAAAGAGTTACTTCGCCTAAAACAATGGAAGAAGGTGGAAGAAGAGTATTTCACTGTCAGCCCCTTATCTACGAGAGACTTCAAGAGGATTTCAGAGTCGGGAAAGCTGGTCGATATGGACTGA
- the LOC105333315 gene encoding probable ATP-dependent RNA helicase DHX58 isoform X1, translating to MAEHEQPKSSLHYMANIECRLDSIETPVHALVALYRPLITRCVKVDDIVFYLDDIIFTEEREEIIALKARKGSTKAMKHLLSLIEKSVANDKWTKFVEILEKKGYQYVAKALRGEEVNSDVYKKYKNLLSPVRMDLVEKINPNDLLDLLESQEKVIEQSDTEHIKAEMENNGPMAGMIVLLDRIWRKSENWYTSFLKVLCLKEYTYFVERLDRQFALDLDKEMLESKPAESPGCKQTTATDEETKNTEGSFPVQCVSDEEEYRLAESGNFNELFSGDFHGEKPIQAVVNNVCDKDGVEVTEAKSVIETEETEEVDTDLKRTYQNASAEEQNHVSEEDVQTSLGAFEERQYQNELALPAQRGQNCIIIAPTGSGKTFVAVKIIKHHLKNREIQREKKIAFVVEKNNLATQQSETINRHVTCKLKVVSGDTMRDEDFKDLAVLLSQFDVFVITAQMLVNAMDKRNLRIESFSLIIFDECHHCHGGHSFYKTMIPYHDKKLEDPEERIFLPQIVGFTASIGVGKANTQGQVVNHIKTMMANLDADALVSVKENYFELVTKMNTPDNTIMKIPKRKIDQFGAIIKDLMVKTEDCLALANDKLPDKNALSPPSTKGNEEYTQWLQTSLMDAGVRADRDLSPFLFTIRKYLEIYNEALIIHSNARASDALCYILQNIQDLQISDTGTEIEIRARTLFENVREELNICATDDQKCEENPLLMKLKEIILETHREESNMRGIVFVRTRVVADIIASWMKETDELKEIKARKYTGAQARGTDGGSTKSKQRETIELFTKGDFKVIVATTIAEEGLDIKECNLVVKYDYAGNLISQIQAKGRGRAVNSRFFILASENKCVAERELTNSLQEPMMEEAMNFVQEEIQAENEKYQMEKQELQRQAKRERDAAVHNQGSRTNAQRQCVLRCLKCNQYMCLSNEMKKIGFHFACVSEKLKNHVTCEKSEDIIFENKKIKIGVGIVKCKCGEKIGNVALHRGIHFPMLQIKAIKIEDDKKELLRLKQWKKVEEEYFTVSPLSTRDFKRISESGKLVDMD from the exons ATGGCAGAACACGAGCAGCCCAAAAGTTCACTTCATTACATGGCCAATATCGAGTGCCGTTTAGATTCCATCGAGACACCTGTACATGCGCTGGTAGCACTGTACAGACCTCTTATTACCCGATGTGTAAAGGTCGACGACATTGTGTTTTACCTTGATGACATCATTTTCACAG AAGAACGAGAGGAAATCATCGCGCTAAAGGCAAGGAAAGGTTCAACGAAGGCCATGAAACATCTCTTGtctttaattgaaaaaagtgtTGCAAATGATAAGTGGacaaaatttgttgaaatcTTAGAGAAAAAAG gCTACCAGTATGTGGCAAAAGCTCTTAGGGGTGAGGAGGTAAACAGTGATGTAtacaaaaagtataaaaatcTTCTCTCACCTGTAAGAATGGATCTAGtggaaaaaataaatccaaACGATTTACTGGATCTGTTGGAAAGTCAAGAAAAAGTCATCGAACAGTCAGATACCGAACACATCAAGGCTGAAATGGAAAACAATGGTCCTATGGCCGGAATGATAGTTCTTTTGGACAGAATCTGGAGGAAATCTGAGAACTGGTACACCTCATTCCTTAAAGTATTGTGCCTAAAGGAATACACATATTTTGTAGAGAGACTTGATAGACAGTTCGCTTTAG ATTTGGATAAGGAAATGTTGGAAAGTAAACCTGCTGAATCTCCAGGCTGCAAACAAACCACTGCTACGG ATGAGGAAACAAAAAATACAGAGGGGTCATTTCCTGTCCAGTGTGTCTCAGATGAGGAGGAGTATAGATTAGCAGAGTCAGGGAATTTCAATGAACTGTTCTCTGGGGACTTCCATGGCGAGAAACCAATTCaagctgttgtaaacaatgtttGCGATAAAGACGGCGTTGAAGTCACAGAAGCAAAATCAGTCATTGAAACTGAGGAAACTGAGGAAGTCGATACGGATTTGAAAAGGACCTACCAGAATGCATCAGCGGAAGAACAAA ATCATGTGTCTGAAGAAGATGTGCAGACTAGCTTGGGAGCGTTTGAAGAAAGACAGTACCAGAACGAATTAGCTCTGCCAGCTCAGCGAGGTCAAAACTGTATTATTATAGCCCCAACAGGAAGCGGAAAAACATTTGTAGCTGTCAAAATAATCAAG CATCACCTCAAAAACAGAGAAAttcaaagagagaaaaaaattgcgtttgttgtggaaaaaaataatttggccACCCAACAGTCTGAGACAATCAACCGTCACGTGACCTGTAAATTGAAAGTTGTATCTGGAGACACCATGCGTGACGAGGATTTCAAAGACCTTGCTGTTCTTCTTTCGCA ATTTGATGTATTTGTCATAACAGCGCAGATGCTGGTAAATGCAATGGATAAAAGAAATTTGCGAATTGAATCATTTTCTCTGATTATCTTTGACGAATGTCACCATTGTCATGGTGGTCATTCCTTCTATAAAACGATGATTCCTTACCATGACAAGAAGCTGGAAGATCCAGAGGAACGGATCTTTCTCCCCCAG ATAGTTGGATTTACGGCCTCTATTGGAGTGGGAAAAGCGAACACGCAAGGACAGGTTGTTAACCATATCAAAACAATGATGGCTAATTTAGACGCAGATGCACTGGTGTCTGTAAAAGAAAACTATTTCGAATTGGTTACTAAGATGAATACCCCGGATAACA CTATCATGAAAATACCAAAAAGAAAGATTGATCAATTTGGAGCGATTATCAAAGACTTAATGGTGAAAACAGAAGATTGTCTGGCATTAGCAAATG ATAAACTACCGGACAAAAATGCTCTTAGTCCTCCTTCTACCAAGGGCAATGAAGAATATACCCAATGGCTACAGACCAGTCTTATGGATGCTGGAGTTAGGGCAGATCGTGATCTTAGCCCTTTCTTATTCACTATCAGAAAATATTTAGAG ATTTACAATGAAGCGTTAATTATTCACTCCAATGCCAGAGCGAGTGATGCTCTATGCTATATTCTACAAAATATTCAGGATCTTCAAATATCAGACACGGGCACTGAAATCGAAATCCGGGCGAGGACTCTCTTCGAAA ATGTGAGAGAAGAGTTAAACATTTGTGCCACAGACGATCAAAAATGTGAAGAAAATCCCCTTCTGATGAAGCTTAAGGAAATCATTCTTGAGACACACCGAGAGGAAAGCAATATGAGAGGAATAGTGTTCGTACGCACAAGAGTGGTCGCTGACATCATTGCATCATGGATGAAAGAGACAGATGAACTAAAAGAAATAAAGGCCAGAAAATACACGGGGGCCCAGGCTCGTGGGACAGATGGGG GAAGCACCAAAAGCAAACAAAGGGAAACGATTGAATTATTCACCAAAGGAGACTTTAAAGTGATTGTAGCCACGACCATAGCAGAAGAGGGTTTGGATATCAAAGAATGCAATCTTGTAGTTAAATATGACTACGCCGGAAATTTGATATCGCAGATCCAAGCCAAAG gAAGAGGCAGGGCAGTAAACAGTAGGTTTTTCATTTTGGCATCGGAGAACAAATGTGTTGCAGAGAGAGAATTGACGAATTCTTTACAAGAACCAATGATGGAAGAGGCAATGAATTTTGTTCAAGAAGAAATTCAGGCTGAGAATGAAAAATACCAAATGGAAAAACAAGAGTTGCAACGTCAGGCAAAAAGAGAAAGAGATGCTGCAGTGCACAATCAGGGCTCGAGAACGAATGCACAACGGCAATGTGTTCTCCG ATGCTTAAAATGTAACCAGTATATGTGCCTTTCCAACGAAATGAAGAAAATAGGATTTCACTTTGCGTGTGTGAGCGAGAAATTAAAGAATCATGTCACTTGCGAGAAAAGTGAAGATATCATTTTTGAGAACAAGAAGATTAAGATAGGTGTGGGTATTGTGAAGTGCAAATGTGGGGAGAAAATTGGAAACGTCGCTCTACACAGAGGTATCCATTTTCCAATGCTGCAAATCAAAGCGATTAAGATAGAAGATGATAAGAAAGAGTTACTTCGCCTAAAACAATGGAAGAAGGTGGAAGAAGAGTATTTCACTGTCAGCCCCTTATCTACGAGAGACTTCAAGAGGATTTCAGAGTCGGGAAAGCTGGTCGATATGGACTGA